gatgaaaaagcttaagggaaaaaaaacaaaaagaaaaatatcgcaaaataaaataaataaatgacatTTTACCATATAATAGACAccgaataaaaagaaataagatcGATATCAATCTTAATTTAACAAtactatatataattaattaattaattaattactgtCATGTTTAAGAAAATCTCAGTTAACTACTGCTAGGGCTTGTCATTTCATATGATTAGATTAGGAATTAAATTGTCATCCATGTGTAACATTATGCTTAATTTAATACCGACCGAGCCTCATTTGTCTCTATGTTAATTAGTAACATTCTTAAACTCTTATATACATGTGTGACATTATGCTTAATTTAATATTGGTACCTAGTTTATCTCCATCTTAATTAGTTACATTATTAAAATCCATACTATAATTTCTTGTCTTATTAATTGTCATCTATGGTTAGGGTTATGCATTATTTTATAGCTCGTCTCATGTCTTTCTATATGaataacaatattaaaaaaaaaaaattatgggatAAGTTGTTTATAACACTTACGTCCATTTTAACTCCTAATGAGCCAAACAGGCACCATGAGTTTTTCCCGAGAAAATGACATCCTTTATGTTTTGCTTTCCTTGGAAACAAAATGCAGTACTAAAAGGAGGGAGAGTAGAGTTCTGCAAAAGCTGAACATTCCATGACAAAGAGGCTTCTCTGGAACTACATTAGTGTACAAGTTTTCCCTTGGAAACCATCAATTCCTGGAAAATCAGAATCATTCTTAGATGGGAATAGGTTAATTTGCCTTTCTGCGCCTAATCTACCATTGAAATGCATTATGAATTCAATGCCACAGATCAATAAttgcaagaaaagaaaaatccaatTAGCTCTACCGTGATATATTGTCTTATCCAGTAACAACACCATACAACAAAGAGGATGAAATCCAAAGATATGAAAGAAAGAAACCATGACCACATATATAGCTAGCTAAAACCCTAGCTAGGGTTTTATGATCTCACTCATGTACACATCTCCTCCACCCACTGCTTGGGTCCCTCCATCAACCCCGGACTCAATCTCAGCATGAGAATGCAAAACTCGGTCTGATTGAGAGCCCCATCTCCATCCAAATCTCCCTCACTCAGCATCCACACAAGCTCATCATCTCCCATCTCCTGCAACCCTAACTCTATGGTGCTCCTCCTCAAGCTCTCCAAAGTGATCAGCCCTTTTTCCACATCCATCAGCAAGTGAAACCCGTTGCAGAGCTCCAAGATGAAGCCCTCAGCTCCCAAACCCTCCATCATGGAAGGGAAGTAGTCCTCAAACTGCACTCCACCCTCATCAACCTCCATTTCTAGCAATATTTCCACCTGAAAACAAAGATTCTGATAGCTTGTTAAGATGGGGGGCGCTGAAAAGTGAGAGAAGGGGGATTAAATAATATCAGGAAGAGGGGAAAAGATCGAGCATCAAAGGGTAAAAATTTGGAGAGATAAACAAGATTATCTGCTATGGCGGTGAGCTTCTTACCCTTTCCAGTGTGAGCTTCCTTCTAGGAAGCTGCATGGAATCAGTACTGttaaaaaacacacacacacgcgcatatatatatatatatattaattagtGTGAATTTTATTGGA
This DNA window, taken from Vitis vinifera cultivar Pinot Noir 40024 chromosome 2, ASM3070453v1, encodes the following:
- the LOC100266004 gene encoding calcium-binding protein PBP1 encodes the protein MQLPRRKLTLERVEILLEMEVDEGGVQFEDYFPSMMEGLGAEGFILELCNGFHLLMDVEKGLITLESLRRSTIELGLQEMGDDELVWMLSEGDLDGDGALNQTEFCILMLRLSPGLMEGPKQWVEEMCT